A window of Deltaproteobacteria bacterium genomic DNA:
AGCCCAGCTTCGGGGCAGCGGCGCCGCAGCGCCTGCTCGAGGGCGCGGAGCCAGGTGGCGGTCGTTGGCCGCGGAGAGTGCCCAGCCCACCACCATCCGAGAGAACAGGTCGAGGATCACCGCCAGGTAGAGCTTGCCGCCGCCGGTGAGGATCTCGGTGACGTCGCCCACCCAGCGCTGGTTGGGCCGTTCCGCCTCGAAGCGCCGGTCGAGGATATTGGCCGCCACCGGCTGGTCGTGATCGCTCATCGTCGTGCACCGGTAGCGCTTGCGCACGCGAGCCTGCAGTCCCTCGGAGCGCATCAGCCGCGCCACGTGCTTGCGGCTGACGGCGACGCCCTGTGGTTGCAGCTCGGCGTGCACGCGCGGGCTCCCGTAGGTCTCGGGCGACGCCATCTTCGTCCCGCCTCCGCCCCAAGAGCTAGCACGTCTCCTCAGCGATCTTGAGAAGTACATCCACCGCGGCGACGACCTGCCGCCTCTCGTCCGCGCCGCCCTCGTGCACGTCCAGTTCGAGACTATCCACCCGTTTTTCGACGGCAACGGCCGCATCGGTCGCCTGCTCATCACGCTCTTGCTGGAGCACTGGAAGCTGCTCTCCGAGCCGCTGCTTTACTTGAGCCTTTTCTTCAAGC
This region includes:
- a CDS encoding DDE-type integrase/transposase/recombinase, whose amino-acid sequence is MYFSRSLRRRASSWGGGGTKMASPETYGSPRVHAELQPQGVAVSRKHVARLMRSEGLQARVRKRYRCTTMSDHDQPVAANILDRRFEAERPNQRWVGDVTEILTGGGKLYLAVILDLFSRMVVGWALSAANDRHLAPRPRAGAAAPLPRSWAPAPHRPGQPVRERRLPTRAHRARYHLQHESARNAHDNAAMESWFSSMTSSSEIVSRRTPMRRSSCSTTSRCSTTWSAGTRR
- a CDS encoding Fic family protein — protein: MFVPPPPQELARLLSDLEKYIHRGDDLPPLVRAALVHVQFETIHPFFDGNGRIGRLLITLLLEHWKLLSEPLLYLSLFFK